In Amaranthus tricolor cultivar Red isolate AtriRed21 chromosome 3, ASM2621246v1, whole genome shotgun sequence, a single window of DNA contains:
- the LOC130808310 gene encoding uncharacterized protein LOC130808310, whose protein sequence is MGQLLQLINQLNCNKLSTENTNTLSISEKLTNQNYTKWSRLMHLAISRRGRLNHIIDDPPSKNDPAYNQWTRSDSIVISWILENIDSDLVNQYLDFPIAKALWQGIETLYSSGRDGLQIFDLTVKINKTQQGTNTIETYYSKPLMLWKEIDRRQPNPMKDPGDIIIYNQLTQQNRLYQFLAGINESFDKERRDLLLLDPLPIVEEANASIRREVIRRHIMKTEPSSDLESPGSGGVFSARGRTYRRDDDKTHLKCTHCGGTRHTKNECFKLVGYPEWWPDTKKKGEKKPARYFDQHLTGRAAVGWSIEEPPSMEERENQGGAMQVTCIRDGKGNNTRKEEEGNDAPPQKQETGLGLRRVGSEDKGPQPFIKRGGSRASHATLPPNQFSTSFNTLSYLEGNWIFDCGATDTMSYDPKDFLTRDKPMKDIIKTANGEVIKVSGVGRLKTEFKCETCILAKSHKHSYSSSLNKADMPLMLVHSDVWGPAPVVGLHGFSYFVTFIDDCTRMSWIYFLKQKSEVFHVFVEFYNMICTQFQTQPRMFRTDNGREYINSNMQQFFKQQGLIHQTSCPNTPQQNGVAERKNRTLLEMTRAIMLDSHVPTHLWPKAIATANYLTNRLPTKSLQYHTPLVTLQTHISIPSSHTLPPRIFGCTVFVHCPARVRNKFEPRAVKCVFIGYGRNQKGYRCYDPSTRKVYTTMDYEFIETEYYYPHLRRQGEKYHDDDDLSWLISLWLPNLDPKDQVDNATESPHQDVLSTPLPLPILSDHQVSHTVLDNVVSASTNSNTNSDNVLVDTLTEEVATDTVETRGHDASYMLPPRSTRGVPPIQEGNLSQSALAFKVTLDTTKSPTTVEEALMSAH, encoded by the exons ATGGGGCAATTGTTGCAACTGATCAACCAGTTAAACTGCAACAAATTATCCACCGAAAACACCAATACCCTCTCAATATCAGAGAAGCTAACAAACCAgaattacacaaaatggtccAGGCTGATGCACTTAGCCATTAGTAGACGAGGTCGTCTCAATCACATCATCGACGACCCACCATCCAAAAACGATCCAGCGTACAACCAATGGACCAGAAGTGACTCGATTGTTATCTCATGGATTTTGGAGAATATTGACTCAGACCTGGTGAATCAGTATCTCGATTTCCCAATAGCCAAAGCATTGTGGCAAGGGATTGAGACGCTATACAGTAGTGGGAGAGATGGCTTGCAAATATTCGACCTAACAGTCAAAATCAACAAAACTCAACAAGGCACAAACACAATCGAGACCTACTACAGTAAACCACTCATGCTTTGGAAGGAAATAGATAGGAGACAACCGAACCCCATGAAGGACCCAGGAGACATCATCATCTACAATCAATTAACTCAACAAAATCGTTTATACCAGTTTTTAGCCGGAATCAATGAGTCATTTgacaaagaaagaagagatCTTCTACTCTTAGACCCACTCCCAATAGTGGAGGAGGCCAATGCTAGCATAAGGAGGGAGGTAATAAGACGTCACATCATGAAAACGGAGCCCTCATCAGATCTAGAATCACCGGGCTCCGGTGGAGTTTTCTCGGCTAGAGGAAGGACTTACCGGCGAGATGATGATAAAACTCACCTAAAATGTACCCACTGTGGAGGTACAAGGCACACAAAAAACGAGTGCTTTAAACTCGTTGGGTACCCGGAGTGGTGGCCAGACACAAAGAAAAAGGGGGAAAAGAAGCCGGCAAGATATTTCGATCAGCACCTGACCGGCAGAGCAGCGGTGGGGTGGAGCATAGAAGAACCCCCATCCATGGAGGAAAGGGAAAACCAAGGTGGAGCCATGCAAGTCACCTGTATCAGAGATGGAAAAGGAAACAACACACGCAAGGAGGAAGAAGGAAACGACGCACCTCCACAGAAACAAGAAACAGGTCTAGGGTTAAGGAGAGTGGGGAGTGAAGACAAGGGACCTCAACCCTTTATAAAGAGGGGAGGGTCACGTGCCTCACACGCCACTCTTCCTCCCAATCAATTCTCGACCTCCTTTAATACTTTATCTTATCTCGAAGGGAAttggatttttgattgtggtGCTACAGATACAATGTCATATGACCCGAAAGATTTTTTAACTCGTGACAAACCTAtgaaagacatcattaaaacagCTAATGGGGAAGTGATTAAAGTGAGCGGAGTCGGAA GACTCAAAACTGAATTCAAATGTGAAACATgcattcttgcaaaaagtcataaacattcATATTCTAGTAGTTTGAATAAAGCTGATATGCCTTTAATGCTAGTtcattctgatgtatggggccCTGCTCCCGTTGTAGGATTACATGGTTTTTCATACTTCGTTACTTTTATTGATGACTGCACCCGTATGAGTTGGATTTACTTCCTTAAACAGAAGTCTGAGGTGTTTCATGTGTTTGTTGAATTCTATAATATGATTTGTACCCAATTCCAAACCCAACCCCGCATGTTTCGAACTGATAACGGTAGAGAATACATTAATTCTAACATGCAACAATTTTTTAAACAGCAAGGTCTTATACATCAAACTTCTTGCCCTAatacaccccaacaaaatggagtggcaGAACGGAAAAACCGCACACTTCTTGAGATGACCCGTGCTATTATGCTTGACTCTCATGTTCCCACTCATCTTTGGCCCAAAGCCATCGCTACTGCCAATTACCTTACCAATAGACTTCCCACCAAGAGCCTTCAGTATCACACACCCCTAGTCACTCTACAAACTCATATTTCTATACCCTCCTCACATACTTTACCTCCTCGTATATTTGGGTGCACAGTATTTGTTCATTGTCCAGCAAGGGTGCGTAATAAGTTTGAACCAAGAGCAGTCAAATGTGTTTTTATTGGATATGGTCGCAATCAAAAAGGTTATCGGTGCTATGATCCCTCGACTAGAAAAGTCTATACCACGATGGATTACGAGTTCATCGAGACTGAGTACTACTATCCCCATCTTCGCCGTCAGGGGGAGAAGTATCATGACGACGACGATCTCAGTTGGCTCATTAGTCTGTGGTTGCCCAACCTTGACCCAAAAGATCAAGTTGACAATGCTACAGAGTCACCTCACCAAGATGTTCTGTCCACTCCTCTACCACTACCAATCCTGTCTGACCATCAAGTAAGTCATACTGTTCTTGATAACGTTGTTTCAGCAAGCACTAACA GCAACACTAACAGTGATAATGTGCTTGTTGATACTCTGACTGAGGAAGTTGCCACAGATACAGTTGAAACAAGGGGTCATGATGCATCATATATGTTACCTCCTCGCTCCACTCGAGGGGTTCCTCCAATCCAAGAAG GAAATTTGTCACAGAGTGCCTTAGCATTTAAGGTTACTTTAGATACAACCAAGAGCCCAACCACAGTCGAAGAAGCCCTAATGTCTGCACATTAG
- the LOC130808311 gene encoding pentatricopeptide repeat-containing protein At3g22470, mitochondrial-like encodes MTVLGSSSILDFKIYWICLFSYSNNGLIISYRFHEIDSFLDKVLHLGFKPTVVTYNTLMHGMYTLGLWTNAKEMFKEMLINNITPDVYTMIILINAFVKCKDFDKALGVIQEMSLKGLTPNLITYNIMIDALCKENKLAFVNHLIEVMKAYGLKPDVVIWSSLLHGLCENGQLDEAMGLIGKMENKGVSLNIVTYSILIDGLCEVGQLRKAVDVFLSLPSKRLKPNLHTYTIMIKGLCKAGLFDDACELFKTMEDDGYTADAYAINTLVIEFLNRNYPSKASGVVKCRNDIQFKANVTSLFEGLLNRDDVSYAQKEMIVQILRSKQLPHVVTVQISSLSNIFMILSLRQQIGQYSSKYLAESCESLGKWNLNAVSHHYMGIFYLQSSLNIPKQGRKHDISLYMATFTMLELETDVSCWH; translated from the exons ATGACAGTTCTTGGTTCTTCTTCCATTTTGGATTTTAAG ATATACTGGATATGTTTATTTTCATATTCTAACAACGGTCTTATTATATCTTATCGATTCCATGAAATTGATTCATTTCTAGATAAAGTTCTCCACCTTGGCTTTAAACCCACAGTTGTCACTTATAATACCTTAATGCATGGTATGTACACTTTGGGGCTTTGGACAAATGCTAAAGAGATGTTTAAAGAAATGCTGATCAACAACATAACTCCTGATGTTTATACTATGATCATTTTAATTAATGCATTTGTCAAGTGTAAAGATTTTGACAAAGCTCTTGGTGTGATTCAAGAAATGTCTCTTAAAGGATTAACCCCTAATCTCATCACTTATAACATAATGATCGATGCCTTGTGTAAGGAGAATAAACTTGCTTTTGTTAACCATCTTATTGAGGTGATGAAAGCTTATGGGTTGAAACCTGATGTAGTCATTTGGAGTTCGTTACTTCATGGCTTGTGTGAAAATGGACAATTGGACGAGGCAATGGGGTTGATAGGAAAAATGGAGAATAAAGGAGTTTCTCTTAATATCGTTACATATAGTATTCTAATAGATGGTTTATGTGAAGTTGGACAACTTAGAAAGGCTGTAGATGTGTTTTTATCCCTCCCATCTAAAAGATTAAAGCCAAATTTGCATACCTACACTATAATGATTAAAGGACTCTGTAAAGCGGGTTTATTTGATGATGCCTGTGAACTCTTCAAGACAATGGAAGATGATGGATATACTGCTGATGCATACGCCATCAACACATTGGTTATTGAATTTCTAAATCGAAATTATCCTAGTAAGGCTTCTGGGGTAGTTAAATGTAGGAATGACATACAATTCAAGGCTAATGTAACTTCATTGTTCGAAGGTTTACTAAATCGTGATGATGTTAGTTATGCACAAAAAGAAATGATTGTACAAATTTTGAGATCTAAACAATTAC CTCATGTAGTAACTGTTCAGATTTCTTCGTTGAGCAATATATTCATGATCTTATCACTAAGGCAGCAAATTGGTCAATACTCAAGTAAATACCTTGCAGAGTCTTGTGAG AGCCTTGGAAAATGGAACCTGAACGCTGTATCACATCATTATATGGGAATATTTTATCTACAAAGTTCCTTAAACATTCCAAAGCAAG GTCGAAAGCATGATATATCCCTTTATATGGCCACCTTTACAATGCTGGAATTG GAAACTGATGTTTCTTGTTGGCACTAA